In Nitrospira sp., the following are encoded in one genomic region:
- the kdsA gene encoding 3-deoxy-8-phosphooctulonate synthase, translating to MAQLVDIGSFKVGQGQRPFLIAGPCVIESEQLVMDTAGQVAEITKTLGIPYIFKSSFDKANRTSIKSFRGPGIKDGLAILSKVKDHFGLPILTDVHTEEQATEAGNVVDVLQIPAFLCRQTDLLIAAAQTGKVVNVKKGQFLSPIEMGNAVRKIEECENRRILLTERGSSFGYNNLVVDMRSFPIMRNFGYPVVFDATHSVQLPGGGGTQSSGQREFVEPLACAAAGAGVDGFFMEVHPNPDEALSDGPNMVPLHQLKSLLERIMRICDATKPRS from the coding sequence ATGGCACAGCTCGTCGACATCGGCTCCTTCAAAGTCGGCCAAGGGCAGCGCCCTTTTTTGATTGCCGGGCCTTGTGTGATCGAGAGCGAACAACTGGTGATGGACACGGCAGGCCAAGTCGCCGAGATCACGAAGACACTGGGGATTCCGTACATCTTCAAGTCGTCATTCGACAAGGCTAACCGCACCTCCATCAAGTCGTTTCGTGGTCCTGGGATCAAGGATGGTCTGGCCATCCTGAGCAAGGTGAAGGACCACTTTGGCCTGCCTATCTTGACCGATGTGCATACAGAGGAGCAGGCGACGGAAGCGGGAAACGTCGTGGATGTTCTCCAGATTCCAGCCTTTCTCTGTCGCCAGACGGATCTCCTGATTGCGGCTGCACAAACCGGAAAAGTCGTGAACGTGAAGAAGGGCCAGTTTCTCTCGCCGATAGAGATGGGCAATGCGGTGAGGAAGATCGAGGAGTGCGAGAATCGGCGGATTCTGCTCACCGAGCGGGGGTCGTCCTTCGGCTACAACAATCTTGTCGTGGATATGCGGTCCTTTCCTATTATGAGGAACTTCGGGTATCCTGTCGTTTTCGATGCGACGCATAGTGTTCAGCTGCCTGGTGGTGGAGGGACTCAATCCAGCGGTCAACGGGAATTCGTCGAACCGCTGGCTTGTGCAGCGGCCGGAGCGGGCGTCGATGGATTCTTCATGGAAGTCCATCCGAATCCTGATGAGGCGCTATCCGACGGGCCGAATATGGTCCCGCTACATCAATTGAAGTCCTTGCTGGAACGGATCATGCGGATATGCGACGCGACAAAGCCAAGAAGCTGA
- a CDS encoding KpsF/GutQ family sugar-phosphate isomerase — translation MRRDKAKKLKPSARRNKTTKVKAASPESKSVTSRGKTMVKPVGHELKAAKMAESLSDGRRVLEIEARAVQALIDRLDAKFAKAVDLLVQCKGKVVVSGMGKSGLIGQKVAATLASTGTSSFFLHPAEGVHGDLGMLARRDALVAISNSGETQELLQLLPYVKRLGIPVIAFTGRMTSTLAKNADVALDVSVQEEACPMGLAPTASTTATLALGDALAIALLQKREFKEEDFARFHPGGTLGRRLLVKVKDLMHAESEIPMVAASVGGMAAMLEMSAKKLGMTTVVDQEGALVGVITDGDLRRFIQRGTDLANTTASELSSHNPKTIGPHELAATAVEMMERYSITTLVVTEDGQTIRGVIHLHDLLKNGIV, via the coding sequence ATGCGACGCGACAAAGCCAAGAAGCTGAAACCATCCGCGCGACGTAACAAAACGACGAAGGTGAAGGCAGCGAGTCCAGAATCGAAATCCGTGACGAGCCGCGGCAAAACCATGGTGAAGCCAGTTGGTCATGAATTGAAAGCCGCAAAAATGGCGGAAAGTCTCTCCGATGGCCGGCGTGTCCTCGAAATCGAAGCGCGGGCCGTTCAAGCCTTGATCGACCGGCTGGATGCCAAGTTTGCGAAGGCCGTGGATCTGCTCGTTCAATGCAAAGGAAAGGTCGTTGTCTCCGGGATGGGGAAGTCGGGGTTAATCGGGCAGAAGGTTGCTGCAACGCTCGCTAGCACCGGCACGTCATCGTTCTTTCTCCATCCCGCCGAAGGCGTGCATGGAGATCTCGGCATGTTGGCGCGGCGTGATGCACTGGTCGCGATTTCCAACAGCGGCGAGACGCAGGAATTGCTTCAATTGCTTCCGTATGTGAAGCGTTTGGGCATTCCAGTGATCGCGTTCACAGGTCGGATGACTTCGACCCTGGCGAAAAATGCCGATGTCGCGCTCGATGTATCTGTCCAGGAAGAGGCCTGCCCCATGGGGTTGGCTCCGACCGCCAGCACGACCGCCACGTTGGCGTTAGGCGATGCGCTCGCCATTGCCCTGCTGCAAAAGCGCGAGTTCAAGGAAGAAGACTTTGCTCGGTTCCATCCAGGCGGCACCCTGGGGCGGCGGTTGCTGGTCAAGGTGAAAGATCTCATGCATGCTGAATCGGAGATCCCGATGGTCGCAGCCTCTGTCGGAGGAATGGCGGCCATGCTCGAGATGAGCGCAAAAAAGCTCGGCATGACGACCGTGGTCGATCAAGAAGGTGCGTTGGTCGGCGTGATTACCGACGGCGACTTGCGGCGTTTTATCCAGCGGGGGACGGATCTGGCGAACACGACGGCAAGCGAATTGTCCTCACACAATCCCAAAACGATCGGACCGCACGAATTGGCGGCAACGGCGGTGGAGATGATGGAGCGATATTCAATCACGACGCTGGTAGTGACGGAAGACGGTCAGACGATTCGCGGCGTGATTCATTTGCACGACCTGCTCAAGAACGGAATCGTCTAG
- the pgsA gene encoding CDP-diacylglycerol--glycerol-3-phosphate 3-phosphatidyltransferase, producing the protein MNRVLEVWRDIGQESLNLPNLLTLVRILLIPVFIVLFVNPTPDQSLAAAIIFTVAAVTDMLDGYIARRTGQVTKLGKLLDPIADKLLVLSALILLMNVDRVSALVALLIIAREVAVTGIRAIAASEGMIIPAETTGKYKMALQVIAIILLILEGTGLAQLGNLHLAGTVTLYLSLVLGYISGSQYVWTFWKQVVAKGL; encoded by the coding sequence ATGAACCGCGTTCTCGAGGTGTGGCGAGACATTGGGCAGGAGTCGCTCAATCTGCCCAATCTCCTGACGCTCGTCCGTATTCTCCTGATTCCCGTCTTCATCGTTCTCTTCGTCAACCCAACGCCCGATCAGTCACTGGCGGCAGCGATCATCTTTACTGTCGCGGCGGTGACGGACATGTTGGACGGCTACATCGCCCGGCGAACCGGCCAAGTCACGAAGCTCGGCAAGCTGCTTGATCCCATCGCGGACAAGCTCTTGGTGTTGTCGGCCCTGATTCTCCTCATGAACGTGGATCGAGTCAGCGCACTTGTGGCGCTGCTGATCATTGCTCGCGAGGTCGCCGTAACCGGTATCCGCGCCATTGCTGCGAGCGAGGGGATGATCATCCCGGCAGAGACGACCGGAAAGTATAAGATGGCGCTCCAAGTCATCGCCATTATTCTGCTGATCCTGGAAGGGACAGGACTTGCCCAACTTGGCAATTTACACTTAGCCGGCACCGTCACGTTGTATCTCTCTCTGGTGCTGGGCTATATCTCTGGCAGTCAGTATGTATGGACCTTCTGGAAGCAAGTCGTCGCGAAGGGACTCTGA
- the plsY gene encoding glycerol-3-phosphate 1-O-acyltransferase PlsY, which translates to MEHQGLIAGLVVCGYLLGAVPFGVVISKAMGLPDPRTVGSKNVGFTNVLRVSGKKAGILTLIGDMGKGWIMGFAASQMLQDEWAILAVALAPFLGHLFSPFLGFKGGKGVATALGSVLGVAPLIGLLLLLAWIGAVALWRYSSGGALTAFGLFPIIAVLVHPTDSFILFSVMVSGLIAVKHKGNIERLWKGTESRIGQRG; encoded by the coding sequence ATGGAGCACCAAGGACTCATCGCTGGGCTCGTGGTCTGCGGATATCTGTTGGGTGCCGTCCCTTTTGGAGTGGTCATCTCAAAGGCGATGGGCCTGCCTGATCCTCGCACGGTTGGAAGTAAGAATGTCGGATTTACGAACGTGCTGCGCGTGTCGGGCAAGAAAGCCGGCATCCTGACCTTGATCGGGGACATGGGGAAGGGATGGATAATGGGCTTCGCGGCGTCGCAAATGCTGCAGGATGAATGGGCCATTTTGGCCGTTGCGCTTGCGCCGTTTTTGGGCCATCTCTTTTCGCCGTTTCTTGGCTTCAAAGGAGGGAAGGGAGTGGCGACGGCGCTTGGTTCCGTCCTCGGTGTTGCGCCGCTGATCGGTTTGTTACTGCTCCTGGCGTGGATCGGAGCGGTAGCCCTATGGCGCTATTCTTCCGGCGGTGCGCTGACGGCCTTCGGACTCTTTCCCATAATCGCCGTGCTGGTTCATCCAACAGACTCGTTCATTCTTTTCTCGGTTATGGTGAGCGGGCTGATTGCGGTCAAGCACAAGGGGAACATTGAACGGTTGTGGAAGGGGACGGAGAGTCGGATCGGGCAGCGCGGTTGA
- a CDS encoding nucleotide-binding protein, protein MKKPHRTKLIHEGRYLAEVDVELLVTDDEWSPYLTVEDAYKLDDVREALKKGDTMTAGDTMNQANVLIKVLIADDEIPYGDERDKHTREIFRKTKPKATDEDYLKGYEGMRGAYQALHNELSFKVTPAQRFKEAENLIRDAPEPFDVAIIDLGWYAELDLEDRDNAGTRLVNAIRAAKGGRRTRIIMYSSRYDEDEVLVESACRLGALPLVKTYTKASHRTLVAAVRFLFENREASGRRVFIGHGRSPLWEELKEFLDRLGLPWDEFNREAVAGFGTPEVLKDKLSQAAFAFFVMTAEEAHADSTIHPRPNVIHEAGLFQGRLGFQKAIVLLEEGCSEFSNIAGLTHIPFKPGKIQESFKACQSVLEREGLL, encoded by the coding sequence ATGAAAAAACCACACCGAACGAAGTTGATTCACGAAGGGCGATATCTGGCCGAAGTTGACGTTGAGCTGCTGGTAACTGATGATGAATGGTCTCCCTACCTCACAGTGGAAGATGCCTACAAACTCGATGATGTACGTGAAGCGTTGAAAAAGGGAGACACCATGACCGCAGGAGACACTATGAATCAAGCGAATGTTCTAATTAAAGTTCTAATTGCTGACGACGAGATTCCCTACGGTGACGAACGCGATAAGCACACCCGCGAGATATTTCGCAAAACGAAGCCTAAGGCGACTGACGAGGATTACCTCAAAGGGTACGAAGGAATGCGGGGGGCCTATCAAGCCCTACACAACGAACTCTCCTTCAAGGTGACACCTGCTCAGAGATTCAAAGAGGCTGAAAACCTCATTCGCGATGCTCCGGAGCCCTTTGACGTCGCCATTATCGATCTCGGATGGTACGCAGAACTGGACTTGGAAGACCGCGACAACGCGGGAACGAGACTCGTTAATGCGATTCGAGCTGCAAAGGGTGGACGTCGCACTCGTATAATTATGTACTCGAGCCGGTACGATGAAGATGAGGTTCTCGTCGAGAGTGCATGTCGACTGGGTGCTTTGCCATTAGTAAAGACCTACACGAAAGCAAGTCATCGGACACTTGTTGCAGCTGTTCGTTTTCTCTTCGAAAACCGGGAGGCTAGTGGCAGACGCGTTTTCATTGGCCATGGCCGATCTCCATTGTGGGAAGAACTCAAGGAGTTCTTGGACCGGCTCGGTCTACCGTGGGATGAGTTCAATCGCGAAGCCGTAGCGGGATTCGGGACACCTGAAGTACTTAAAGACAAGTTGAGCCAAGCCGCCTTCGCGTTTTTCGTGATGACGGCCGAGGAGGCACACGCAGATTCCACCATTCATCCTCGTCCTAACGTCATCCATGAGGCTGGCCTGTTCCAAGGCCGACTTGGTTTTCAGAAGGCTATTGTCTTGCTTGAGGAAGGCTGTTCGGAGTTTTCCAATATCGCCGGTCTTACTCACATCCCATTTAAACCTGGCAAAATTCAAGAGAGCTTTAAAGCTTGTCAAAGCGTTCTTGAAAGGGAAGGCCTTCTTTGA